The DNA window ATGTCCAACAATAATATCATCTGGAACATAGCGCATCTGATTGCGGCCCAGTAAAGTCTGTGTTACATCCGGGCTGGTTTGCCGATCACGGTAGATGATGCCTATCTGGTGCCTTTTCTTCCTGCTACAAAGCCCGAGCGGATGATCGATGAGCCCGAAATTGCAACGATCAAAGAGCTATTCATCTCGTCGATCGACAGGCTTCAGGCTGACTTCGATGAGCAAAAGTTTGTGAACTATTCACCGTCTAAGTGGGTCGCTACCAAATACGGAGTCGATGTGATGAACATCGACGAGGCACTCGATTTTCTGCTGTACCACGAAGGGTATCACTGCGGCTATATCCTTGCCCTGCGTCACCTTGTCTGACGCTCAGTTCAGCCGCAGCACCCCACCACTGGCATAAATTAGTTTGCCGCCTGGTGAGATCGTAATGCGTCGAGCCTGCCCGGAGGGGGTTGGTTGCTGGGCGGGCGGCAGTGAAATTACGTGCTCGATGGTGACGGCGTCGCCCGTTGCCGGTACGCGGTTTACCGACCACACCGCCGGGTCAGTCCAGGGGCCGTTCTGGACCGTTTTGACGACGTCACTGATCGATCCTATAGCCAACTGATAGTCTTCAGCTTCGCCGTACTCATAACTGCCGCAGGGGTCGGTTGGGTTGTCGGCGCTGACGGCCACCGAAATAATTCGCAGCGAAACCCGGCCGGGCGATACCGTCGGGGGGATGGTCAGGCTACCCGTGACAACGGCGGTAGTCGACGCTGGTGTCTGGTAAACCTGTTCGCCGGGGTCGCTGAACGAACCGTTGCGGTTGAAGTCGGCCCAGATCGTCAGGCGCATGGCATTGACGCGGTTGATCGGGCTGATCGCAAACGGGTAGCTACGCCCCGCCGTGAGCGAGGGAACCACCGTCGCAGACTGGCTAAACCCCGACGCTGCACAACCGGAGTTCTGGCTCAGCACCCGACTGTCGATCGTAACCCCGCCTATACCTGTCAGATACCGTTGGCACCCATACGCGTAGTCAGGCCGGCAGACGGGTGTCGCGATGCTGGTCACATTGCTCCAGCTACCGGTACTGTTAGACGACCGCAGCCGATAAAAAACTGTCGTGGCCGACGGCGCGTGCCCATCAACGAACGTCGTCGCGTTTGGGCCGACACCCCCGATACACACAAAATCGGCTGGATTACCGGTAACGGACCGTTCGATAAAGTACCCCATTTCGTTGCTGTTCCAGTCGGTCCAGGAGAGGGTTACCTGCCCGCTGACAATGGCAGCCGACAGGTCGGTCACGGGTGCTGCATCAGTCGACGGTGCCGTGAGTGAGTAGGCCGTGTGGGTTTGGCGAAGCGTCAGTCCATCCATAATCCGCCGGTACTGCCCCGGCGTCAGGTCGTGGGTACAGGGGAAGAAGTACGACATGATATTGGTCGGGGAGGGGCGATACTGCGCGTTGGTCCCGGATTCGGTGAACGTGCAGTTATAAACCGATGGACAACCCGATACGCAGTCTGGACCGGCATCCGGGAATTGCGGCCAGCCTGTGGGGTCGGCCGGGGTGTCGCAGACCAGATCGCCCGCCGACTTGCAGTTGCCGCCTGATACCTGCTCGTAGCCGTTGCTGGTGTCGAAGGTGTGGATCAGGTTGAAGATATGGCCTAGTTCGTGCGGAATCAGCCGGTTGCCCAGATCGTCGTCGCTGCCCACCCGGATAAATGACTGTGTCGAGCGAACGTCGTTGGCCGGAAAGTACGAATAGCCCCCCATTCCGGGATTGCTGAAGGCCTGAATGTAATACAGATTCAGGGCGTTGGCCGCGTTGCGGGTGGCTATTACGCTTTCGCTGGCCCCGCTCTCAAACGACGCATACAGCGCATCATCGTCTACGTAATCGGGGGTAGTTCCCGCAAAGAAAAACTGAATGCCAGCGGGTTTATAGTACCGGTTGGTCAGGGCAATCACATTGTTCAGGCTGGTCAGGCTGTAGCCGCCGGTACCGTCGGAACGCCGGAGGATGTGCGGCCGAATGGGTACATACGTGATGCCGGTGGGTGCGCTGGCATCGGCCTGCCGCTGGGCCACGGCCTGAGCCGCGGCTCCCTCAAGAAGTTTGCGCTGCGCCGGTGTCAGGGAAACGGTGCCGCACAGAATACGGGCCGTGTCGGGTAATACCTGCCCCCAGGCTGAACGGAGTGTTGCGACAAACAGGAGTAGCCACCAGCCAGCTTTCATACGTATAGGTTAGGGAAGCTACGCGAAAGGGCTACGGCTGTCGGAGCCATCACACGAGCAGTACCCGCATAACCACAATGTTCATACCGATTGCGTATCGGGCTGACCGTTGACCGTGAGCTGAAATACGTCGGGGCGGGCGTAGTGGCCGATTGGGTCGAAGTCGAGCTTACTTTTGGCGAGCAGGCTGAAATCGAGGTCGGCGACGAGCAACCCTTCCTGATTCCAGAGTGGCCCGGCCAGCACCTCACCCAGCGGAGAGATAATCACGCTGCCGCCCCGGCTCATCACGTCGGGTTCGTCGGTGAGGTCGGGCTGGTAGCGGTCGGGGTAATCGCTTTTGCGGACAAACTGATTGCTGGCCAGTACGAAGCAGCGGCCTTCCAGCGCGATATGCTGCATGGTAGCCTGCCACGAGTCGCGGGCGTCGGCAGTGGGGCAAGGTAAATCTCGACGCCCTTCTGATACAGCGCCGTGCGGGCCAGTGGCATGTAATTTTCCCAGCAGATCAGCCCGCCGATGCGCCCCAGTTCGGTCTGGTAACTAACCAGCGTGCTGCCGTCGCTTTCGCCCCAGATATACCGCTCCAGCCCGGTTGGTTTCAGCTTGCGGTGTTTGCCCAGCAGGGTGCCATCCGGCCCGAAATACAACAGCGCGCAATGGAGCGTTCCGCCGATGGGTTCGCGCTCGGTCACGCCCAGCCCCACAAACAGACCCGCTTTGCGAACGGCTTCGCTGATCCGGTCGACGGAGGGCGAAGGCACTTCGAGGCTGTTGGCCCAATAGTCGAGCCATTGGTCGCGGCCCCGGTCCGTCCGGCGACCAACAATCGCGTCGAACGTTAGCCCGCGCGGGTAGCAGGGGATAAACGATTCTGGAAACAACACCAGCTGACACCCCGCCTGCTTGGCCCGGTCGATCCAGTCGATAACGAGGTCGATGCTTTTTTCGCGGTCAAACAAAGCGGGCGTTGCCTGCACAACGCCAACGGTTACGGTTTTGAACTCCATGCTGTTGGTAATGGTCAGTTGGTGTGGCGATTACGAAGCAGAATCAGCTTGTAAGGCGTGGTTTGCAGTGCCTGCCGCAGGGTGGTTGGCATGGGTGTTGGCGAGTAAGACACCTGCCCTAGTACAAGGTCCATATCCCCATCCCGATCGATATCCATTTTTTCCAGCGTCAGCGACTTAATCGGGACAGGGGTTTGCGCTACGTGCGCCACAAACCGGTACCGGTCGGCTTTCTTATTTTCCAGATACACAAAGCTCTCTGCCGCCAGCGTACTCAGTTCCGGGAAAAACGACGAAACCGCAAAGTCAATGTCGCCGTCCTGATCGAAATCGTCGGCCTGTAGGCGTGTCGCGCCGTAAATCGGGTAAAAGAATGCGCTGGTAAACGTCTGATCGCGGTTGCCCAGATACAGCCGCAGCCCGTGAAACGCTTTTGAACTGTAGGAATAATCGGCGTTGTCGCCATGAACAAGGGCAATGTCGTCGATCCCGTCGCGGTTATAATCCAGCAAGACAAAATCGCTGGTGCCGTACTGCGGCTCGAACTGAAGCACTTTTTTTGCAGTGAACGTCAGGTTGTCGCCCTGAAAAAAAATGTATACTGACTCCAGATTCTGGGCAAACAGGGCGACGATGTCTTTCTTATGGTCGCCGTTCATGTCGCGTACGTAGAACTTTACCGCCCCCGGTGCATCGAAAATGATTTGTTTCGTGCGGGTTGAATCGGTGCGGGATCGCTGGCGGTAGAGGGAAAGCGAACCGGTGTGGTAGCCGAAACTGGCCGTAATCAGTTCGGGTATACCATCATTGTCGAGGTCGTCGGTCTGCGAATAAACCGGCCGATGTAACTGGCCCTGCTGCGCAACCAGCTTATCGTTCTGGATAGAAAATACGGTTCCTTTGGGCAGGTTCGACGGTAGCAATGTGCCAATGTCGGTCAACAGCAACTGGCCTGCACTGGTGTGTATATCAACTACGGTTGCGGGCAGGTTGTAGTTGTTGACGAGGGTGGCCGGCCATTTCCAGCTGTACAGTTTGTTGGGCTCCGCGACCCATAGCTGCTGGTTGAGCGAATCGTAATGAAGCGCCGTAACGGTGGCACCCGGTTCGTTACTCAACTGAACCGGGACGACTGTAAACTGATCGAGTGCGTGGTCGCGCTGGGCCCGGCTGGAGTCGACAGGTAGTCTGGTGGGGGCTGTTTCGGTGTAATAATCAACGAGTTGCTGCCAGGTAGCTTCGTCGACAACGGGTTTGTCAGGGTAGA is part of the Spirosoma rhododendri genome and encodes:
- a CDS encoding DinB family protein, whose protein sequence is MPITVDDAYLVPFLPATKPERMIDEPEIATIKELFISSIDRLQADFDEQKFVNYSPSKWVATKYGVDVMNIDEALDFLLYHEGYHCGYILALRHLV
- a CDS encoding GEVED domain-containing protein, which translates into the protein MKAGWWLLLFVATLRSAWGQVLPDTARILCGTVSLTPAQRKLLEGAAAQAVAQRQADASAPTGITYVPIRPHILRRSDGTGGYSLTSLNNVIALTNRYYKPAGIQFFFAGTTPDYVDDDALYASFESGASESVIATRNAANALNLYYIQAFSNPGMGGYSYFPANDVRSTQSFIRVGSDDDLGNRLIPHELGHIFNLIHTFDTSNGYEQVSGGNCKSAGDLVCDTPADPTGWPQFPDAGPDCVSGCPSVYNCTFTESGTNAQYRPSPTNIMSYFFPCTHDLTPGQYRRIMDGLTLRQTHTAYSLTAPSTDAAPVTDLSAAIVSGQVTLSWTDWNSNEMGYFIERSVTGNPADFVCIGGVGPNATTFVDGHAPSATTVFYRLRSSNSTGSWSNVTSIATPVCRPDYAYGCQRYLTGIGGVTIDSRVLSQNSGCAASGFSQSATVVPSLTAGRSYPFAISPINRVNAMRLTIWADFNRNGSFSDPGEQVYQTPASTTAVVTGSLTIPPTVSPGRVSLRIISVAVSADNPTDPCGSYEYGEAEDYQLAIGSISDVVKTVQNGPWTDPAVWSVNRVPATGDAVTIEHVISLPPAQQPTPSGQARRITISPGGKLIYASGGVLRLN
- a CDS encoding FG-GAP repeat domain-containing protein, which encodes MKGSTYILITLAAFLTVGFLSFRSHPASSGKQLADTYCGTCHLVPDPKSLTKFTWQLHVLPVMARYMGIQYGNYDPYSNLTTDETDALAQQHIYPDKPVVDEATWQQLVDYYTETAPTRLPVDSSRAQRDHALDQFTVVPVQLSNEPGATVTALHYDSLNQQLWVAEPNKLYSWKWPATLVNNYNLPATVVDIHTSAGQLLLTDIGTLLPSNLPKGTVFSIQNDKLVAQQGQLHRPVYSQTDDLDNDGIPELITASFGYHTGSLSLYRQRSRTDSTRTKQIIFDAPGAVKFYVRDMNGDHKKDIVALFAQNLESVYIFFQGDNLTFTAKKVLQFEPQYGTSDFVLLDYNRDGIDDIALVHGDNADYSYSSKAFHGLRLYLGNRDQTFTSAFFYPIYGATRLQADDFDQDGDIDFAVSSFFPELSTLAAESFVYLENKKADRYRFVAHVAQTPVPIKSLTLEKMDIDRDGDMDLVLGQVSYSPTPMPTTLRQALQTTPYKLILLRNRHTN